Proteins encoded by one window of Channa argus isolate prfri chromosome 13, Channa argus male v1.0, whole genome shotgun sequence:
- the LOC137139859 gene encoding NLR family CARD domain-containing protein 3-like isoform X2, with translation MNRLVVNLGRLFSIRSLTNRHPAGLASRLLGNCRGTASRGYARSARTSYRGLTSGVVFHGAEPCFQFQWTSRAQRTPVISLPRTSWTPYLCFLFQLLEDNIVTFVKKELKKIQKSLSPDYSECVVSKRKDKEVLGGEDEEQRRSSREAFLNITVNFLRQMKQQELADCLQGGLQNSALGCGKQLKFNLKQKFQCVFEGITKAGNPTLLNQIYTELYITEGGNEGVNDEHEVRQIEAASRKPVRPETTIRHEDIFKASPGRDGPIRTVVTKGVAGIGKTVLTQKFTLDWAEEKANQDIQFTFPFTFRELNVLREKKFSFVELVHQFFNETKEICWFEEFQVVFIFDGLDECRLPLDFHNNEILTDITVSTSVDVLLTNLIRGNLLPSAHLWITTRPAAANQIPPECVDVVTEVRGFTDPQKEEYFRKKFREERASRIISHIKTSRSLHIMCHIPVFCWITATVLEDVLKTREGGELPKTLTEMYIHFVVVQSKLKNIKYDGGPETDSHWSPESRKMIESLGKLAFEQLQKGNLIFYESDLTECGMDVRVASVYSGVVTQIFIEERGLYQHKVFCFVHLSVQEFLAALHVHLTFINSGVNLLSEEQSIYRKSETGKDKYGVILLYQSAVEKALQSPNGHLDLFLRFLLGLSLQLNQKLFQGLFTQTGSSSETNQKTVHYIKIKISEGLSAEKSINLFHCLNELNDCSLVEEIQQYLRSGSLSTDKLSPAQWSALVFILMSSEKDLDIFDLKKYSASEEALLRLLPLVKASKKALLSGCNLCMSSCEALSSVLKSQSSSLRELDLSNNSLQDSGVQVLSAGLESAHCRLETLRLSGCLITEKGWDSLASALRSNPSHLRVLDLSYNNLSKAGGTLQSAGLKKADWKLDTLGVEPGGERWLRPGLRKYFCELTIDTNTVNRKLQLSNDNRKVNHVDEDQPYPDHPDRFDPWKQLLCSNGLTGRCYWEVKWSGSVFISVSYRKIKRKANREECEFGWSDQSWSVECNDAGYYCVWHNMKGTTIPSSISKRIAVYLDCPGGTLSFYTVFSDKLVHLHTFNTTFTEPLYPGFGVWYHRSGSSVSLCPE, from the exons atgaaccgactggtggtgaacctcgggcgtctgtttagcattagatctcttacgaaccgtcacccagccggactggcttcccggctgctcgggaactgccgggggacagctagcaggggctacgctaggtcggcccgcaccagctaccggggcctgactagcggagttgttttccatggtgcggagccgtgcttccaattcc AGTGgaccagcagagctcagaggacCCCAGTGATCAGTCTGCCCAGAACCAgctggactccatatttatg ttttctgttccagctgctggaggacaacattgtcacttttgtgaagaagGAGCTAAAGAAGATCCAGAAGAGTCTGAGTCCAGATTACTCAGAATGCGTAGTGAGTAAGAGGAAAGATAAAGAGGTTTTGGGTGGTGAGGATGAagaacagaggaggagcagcagagaggcaTTTCTGAAtatcacagtgaacttcctgaggcAAATGAAGCAgcaggagctggctgactgtctgcagggAG GTCTTCAAAACAGTGCTTTGGGGTGTGGAAAACAACTCAAGTTTAATCTAAAACAGaagttccagtgtgtttttgagGGGATcactaaagcaggaaacccaaccctcctgaatcagatctacacagagctctacatcactgagggaggaaatgaaggggtcaatgatgaacatgaggtcagacagattgaagcagcatccaggaaaccagtcagaccagaaacaacaatcagacatgaagacatctttaaagcctcacctggaagggatggaccaatcagaacAGTGGTGACAAAGGGAGTagctggcattgggaaaacagtcttaacacagaagttcactctggactgggccgAAGaaaaagccaaccaggacatacagtttaCATTTCCATTCACTTTCAgggagctgaatgtgctgagagagaaaaagttcagctttgtGGAGCTTGTTCATCAGTTCTTTAATGAAACCAAAGAAATCTGCTggtttgaagagttccaggttgttttcatctttgatggtctggatgagtgtcgacttcctctagACTTCCACAACAACGAGATCCTGACTGACATTACAgtgtccacctcagtggatgtgctgcttaCAAACCTCATTAgggggaatctgcttccctctgctcacctctggataaccacacgacctgcagcagccaatcagatccctcctgagtgtgttgacgTGGTGACAGAGGtgagagggttcactgacccacagaaggaggagtacttcaggaagaaattcagagaggagagggCCAGTAGAATCATTTCGCACATtaagacatcacgaagcctccacatcatgtgccacatcccagtcttctgctggatcactgctacagttctggaggatgtgttgaaaactagagagggaggagagctgcccaagactctgactgagatgtacatccactttgttgtggttcagtccaaactgaagaatATCAAATATGATGGAGGACCTGAGACAGATTCtcactggagtccagagagcaggaagatgattgagtctctgggaaaacttgcttttgagcagctgcagaaaggaaacctgatcttttatgaatcagacctgacagagtgtggcatgGATGTCAGAGtagcctcagtgtactcaggagtggtcacacagatctttatagaggagagaggactgtaccagcacaaggtgttctgctttgttcatctgagtgttcaggagtttctggctgctcttcatgtccatctgacattcatcaactctggagtcaatctgctgtcagaGGAACAGTCAATCTACCGTAAGTCAGAAACAGGAAAAGACAAATATGGAGTGATACTCTTATATCAGAGTGCTGTAGAAAAGGCCTTacagagtccaaatggacacTTGGACTTGTTTCTCCGCTTCCTCTTGGGTCTTTCACTGCAGCTCAATCAGAAACTGTTTCAAGGTCTCTttacacagacaggaagtagcTCAGAGACCAATCAGAAAACAGTCCACTACATCAAGATTAAGATCAGTGAGggtctgtctgcagagaaaagcattaacctcttccactgtctgaatgaactgaatgattgtTCTCTAGTGGAGGAGATCCAACAGTACCTCAGAtcaggaagtctctccacagataaactgtctcctgctcagtggtcagctctggtcttcatcttgatgtcatcagaaaaagatctggatATTTTTGACCTTaagaaatactctgcttcagaggaggctcttctgagACTGCTGCCATTGGTCAAAGCCTCCAAGAAAGCTCT ACTGAGTGGCTGTAATCTCTGCATGAGTAgttgtgaagctctgtcctcagtccTCAAATCCCAGTCCTCTAGTCTAagagagctggacctgagtaacaacagTCTGCAGGACTCAGGAGTGCAGGTgttgtctgctggactggagagTGCACACTGTAGATTGGAAACTCTCAG ACTGTCAGGTTGTTTGATCACAGAGAAGGGCTGGgattctctggcctcagctctgagatccaacccctcccatctcagagtactggacctgagctacaataaTCTAAGTAAAGCAGGAGGAACGCTGCAGTCTGCTGGACTTAAAAAGGCAGACTGGAAACTGGACACTCTCGG GGTGGAGCCTGGTGGAGAACGATGGTTAAGaccaggtctgaggaagt atttctgtGAACTCACaattgacacaaacacagtgaacaggaaactaCAACTATCTAATGACAACAGGAAAGTGAATCATGTGGATGAAGATCAGccatatcctgatcatccagacagatttgaccCCTGGAAACAGCTGCTGTGTAGTAATGGTttgactggtcgctgttactgggaggttaAGTGGAGCGGAAGTGTTTttatatcagtgagttacagaaaaatcaaaaggaaaGCAAACAGAGAAGAATGTGAGTTTGGATGGAGCGATCAGTCCTGGAGTGTGGAGTGCAATGATGCTGGTTATTACTGTGTCTGGCACAATATGAAAGGAACAACCATCCCTTCCTCCATCTCTAAAAGAATAGCAGTGTATTTGGACTGTCCTGGTGGcactctgtccttctacacagtCTTCTCTGACAAACTGGttcacctccacaccttcaacaccacattcacagaacctctgtatcctggaTTTGGAGTGTGGTATCACAGGTCGGGTTCTTCAGTGTCTCTCTGTCCTGAGTAA
- the LOC137139859 gene encoding NLR family CARD domain-containing protein 3-like isoform X3 — MDQREDRDEGVPPCTKPKCEEPESQTKAQRPEKLDRPDSAGPGPDPSCVSLKSNRSKNIITNYNLSHSPDIIVDQQSSEDPSDQSAQNQLDSIFMFSVPAAGGQHCHFCEEGAKEDPEESESRLLRMRSLQNSALGCGKQLKFNLKQKFQCVFEGITKAGNPTLLNQIYTELYITEGGNEGVNDEHEVRQIEAASRKPVRPETTIRHEDIFKASPGRDGPIRTVVTKGVAGIGKTVLTQKFTLDWAEEKANQDIQFTFPFTFRELNVLREKKFSFVELVHQFFNETKEICWFEEFQVVFIFDGLDECRLPLDFHNNEILTDITVSTSVDVLLTNLIRGNLLPSAHLWITTRPAAANQIPPECVDVVTEVRGFTDPQKEEYFRKKFREERASRIISHIKTSRSLHIMCHIPVFCWITATVLEDVLKTREGGELPKTLTEMYIHFVVVQSKLKNIKYDGGPETDSHWSPESRKMIESLGKLAFEQLQKGNLIFYESDLTECGMDVRVASVYSGVVTQIFIEERGLYQHKVFCFVHLSVQEFLAALHVHLTFINSGVNLLSEEQSIYRKSETGKDKYGVILLYQSAVEKALQSPNGHLDLFLRFLLGLSLQLNQKLFQGLFTQTGSSSETNQKTVHYIKIKISEGLSAEKSINLFHCLNELNDCSLVEEIQQYLRSGSLSTDKLSPAQWSALVFILMSSEKDLDIFDLKKYSASEEALLRLLPLVKASKKALLSGCNLCMSSCEALSSVLKSQSSSLRELDLSNNSLQDSGVQVLSAGLESAHCRLETLRLSGCLITEKGWDSLASALRSNPSHLRVLDLSYNNLSKAGGTLQSAGLKKADWKLDTLGVEPGGERWLRPGLRKYFCELTIDTNTVNRKLQLSNDNRKVNHVDEDQPYPDHPDRFDPWKQLLCSNGLTGRCYWEVKWSGSVFISVSYRKIKRKANREECEFGWSDQSWSVECNDAGYYCVWHNMKGTTIPSSISKRIAVYLDCPGGTLSFYTVFSDKLVHLHTFNTTFTEPLYPGFGVWYHRSGSSVSLCPE, encoded by the exons ATGGATCAACGTGAGGACAGAGATGAGGGAGTCCCTCCCTGTACAAAACCTAAATGTGAGGAACctgagagccagaccaaagctcagag ACCAGAGAAGCTGGACAGACCAGATTCTGCTGGACCTGGACCTGACCCCAGCTGTGTGTCCTTAAAGAGCAACCGGTCGAAGAATATTATTACTAATTATAATCTAAGTCATTCACCTGATATTAT AGTGgaccagcagagctcagaggacCCCAGTGATCAGTCTGCCCAGAACCAgctggactccatatttatg ttttctgttccagctgctggaggacaacattgtcacttttgtgaagaagGAGCTAAAGAAGATCCAGAAGAGTCTGAGTCCAGATTACTCAGAATGCGTA GTCTTCAAAACAGTGCTTTGGGGTGTGGAAAACAACTCAAGTTTAATCTAAAACAGaagttccagtgtgtttttgagGGGATcactaaagcaggaaacccaaccctcctgaatcagatctacacagagctctacatcactgagggaggaaatgaaggggtcaatgatgaacatgaggtcagacagattgaagcagcatccaggaaaccagtcagaccagaaacaacaatcagacatgaagacatctttaaagcctcacctggaagggatggaccaatcagaacAGTGGTGACAAAGGGAGTagctggcattgggaaaacagtcttaacacagaagttcactctggactgggccgAAGaaaaagccaaccaggacatacagtttaCATTTCCATTCACTTTCAgggagctgaatgtgctgagagagaaaaagttcagctttgtGGAGCTTGTTCATCAGTTCTTTAATGAAACCAAAGAAATCTGCTggtttgaagagttccaggttgttttcatctttgatggtctggatgagtgtcgacttcctctagACTTCCACAACAACGAGATCCTGACTGACATTACAgtgtccacctcagtggatgtgctgcttaCAAACCTCATTAgggggaatctgcttccctctgctcacctctggataaccacacgacctgcagcagccaatcagatccctcctgagtgtgttgacgTGGTGACAGAGGtgagagggttcactgacccacagaaggaggagtacttcaggaagaaattcagagaggagagggCCAGTAGAATCATTTCGCACATtaagacatcacgaagcctccacatcatgtgccacatcccagtcttctgctggatcactgctacagttctggaggatgtgttgaaaactagagagggaggagagctgcccaagactctgactgagatgtacatccactttgttgtggttcagtccaaactgaagaatATCAAATATGATGGAGGACCTGAGACAGATTCtcactggagtccagagagcaggaagatgattgagtctctgggaaaacttgcttttgagcagctgcagaaaggaaacctgatcttttatgaatcagacctgacagagtgtggcatgGATGTCAGAGtagcctcagtgtactcaggagtggtcacacagatctttatagaggagagaggactgtaccagcacaaggtgttctgctttgttcatctgagtgttcaggagtttctggctgctcttcatgtccatctgacattcatcaactctggagtcaatctgctgtcagaGGAACAGTCAATCTACCGTAAGTCAGAAACAGGAAAAGACAAATATGGAGTGATACTCTTATATCAGAGTGCTGTAGAAAAGGCCTTacagagtccaaatggacacTTGGACTTGTTTCTCCGCTTCCTCTTGGGTCTTTCACTGCAGCTCAATCAGAAACTGTTTCAAGGTCTCTttacacagacaggaagtagcTCAGAGACCAATCAGAAAACAGTCCACTACATCAAGATTAAGATCAGTGAGggtctgtctgcagagaaaagcattaacctcttccactgtctgaatgaactgaatgattgtTCTCTAGTGGAGGAGATCCAACAGTACCTCAGAtcaggaagtctctccacagataaactgtctcctgctcagtggtcagctctggtcttcatcttgatgtcatcagaaaaagatctggatATTTTTGACCTTaagaaatactctgcttcagaggaggctcttctgagACTGCTGCCATTGGTCAAAGCCTCCAAGAAAGCTCT ACTGAGTGGCTGTAATCTCTGCATGAGTAgttgtgaagctctgtcctcagtccTCAAATCCCAGTCCTCTAGTCTAagagagctggacctgagtaacaacagTCTGCAGGACTCAGGAGTGCAGGTgttgtctgctggactggagagTGCACACTGTAGATTGGAAACTCTCAG ACTGTCAGGTTGTTTGATCACAGAGAAGGGCTGGgattctctggcctcagctctgagatccaacccctcccatctcagagtactggacctgagctacaataaTCTAAGTAAAGCAGGAGGAACGCTGCAGTCTGCTGGACTTAAAAAGGCAGACTGGAAACTGGACACTCTCGG GGTGGAGCCTGGTGGAGAACGATGGTTAAGaccaggtctgaggaagt atttctgtGAACTCACaattgacacaaacacagtgaacaggaaactaCAACTATCTAATGACAACAGGAAAGTGAATCATGTGGATGAAGATCAGccatatcctgatcatccagacagatttgaccCCTGGAAACAGCTGCTGTGTAGTAATGGTttgactggtcgctgttactgggaggttaAGTGGAGCGGAAGTGTTTttatatcagtgagttacagaaaaatcaaaaggaaaGCAAACAGAGAAGAATGTGAGTTTGGATGGAGCGATCAGTCCTGGAGTGTGGAGTGCAATGATGCTGGTTATTACTGTGTCTGGCACAATATGAAAGGAACAACCATCCCTTCCTCCATCTCTAAAAGAATAGCAGTGTATTTGGACTGTCCTGGTGGcactctgtccttctacacagtCTTCTCTGACAAACTGGttcacctccacaccttcaacaccacattcacagaacctctgtatcctggaTTTGGAGTGTGGTATCACAGGTCGGGTTCTTCAGTGTCTCTCTGTCCTGAGTAA
- the LOC137139859 gene encoding NLR family CARD domain-containing protein 3-like isoform X1, giving the protein MDQREDRDEGVPPCTKPKCEEPESQTKAQRPEKLDRPDSAGPGPDPSCVSLKSNRSKNIITNYNLSHSPDIIVDQQSSEDPSDQSAQNQLDSIFMLLEDNIVTFVKKELKKIQKSLSPDYSECVVSKRKDKEVLGGEDEEQRRSSREAFLNITVNFLRQMKQQELADCLQGGLQNSALGCGKQLKFNLKQKFQCVFEGITKAGNPTLLNQIYTELYITEGGNEGVNDEHEVRQIEAASRKPVRPETTIRHEDIFKASPGRDGPIRTVVTKGVAGIGKTVLTQKFTLDWAEEKANQDIQFTFPFTFRELNVLREKKFSFVELVHQFFNETKEICWFEEFQVVFIFDGLDECRLPLDFHNNEILTDITVSTSVDVLLTNLIRGNLLPSAHLWITTRPAAANQIPPECVDVVTEVRGFTDPQKEEYFRKKFREERASRIISHIKTSRSLHIMCHIPVFCWITATVLEDVLKTREGGELPKTLTEMYIHFVVVQSKLKNIKYDGGPETDSHWSPESRKMIESLGKLAFEQLQKGNLIFYESDLTECGMDVRVASVYSGVVTQIFIEERGLYQHKVFCFVHLSVQEFLAALHVHLTFINSGVNLLSEEQSIYRKSETGKDKYGVILLYQSAVEKALQSPNGHLDLFLRFLLGLSLQLNQKLFQGLFTQTGSSSETNQKTVHYIKIKISEGLSAEKSINLFHCLNELNDCSLVEEIQQYLRSGSLSTDKLSPAQWSALVFILMSSEKDLDIFDLKKYSASEEALLRLLPLVKASKKALLSGCNLCMSSCEALSSVLKSQSSSLRELDLSNNSLQDSGVQVLSAGLESAHCRLETLRLSGCLITEKGWDSLASALRSNPSHLRVLDLSYNNLSKAGGTLQSAGLKKADWKLDTLGVEPGGERWLRPGLRKYFCELTIDTNTVNRKLQLSNDNRKVNHVDEDQPYPDHPDRFDPWKQLLCSNGLTGRCYWEVKWSGSVFISVSYRKIKRKANREECEFGWSDQSWSVECNDAGYYCVWHNMKGTTIPSSISKRIAVYLDCPGGTLSFYTVFSDKLVHLHTFNTTFTEPLYPGFGVWYHRSGSSVSLCPE; this is encoded by the exons ATGGATCAACGTGAGGACAGAGATGAGGGAGTCCCTCCCTGTACAAAACCTAAATGTGAGGAACctgagagccagaccaaagctcagag ACCAGAGAAGCTGGACAGACCAGATTCTGCTGGACCTGGACCTGACCCCAGCTGTGTGTCCTTAAAGAGCAACCGGTCGAAGAATATTATTACTAATTATAATCTAAGTCATTCACCTGATATTAT AGTGgaccagcagagctcagaggacCCCAGTGATCAGTCTGCCCAGAACCAgctggactccatatttatg ctgctggaggacaacattgtcacttttgtgaagaagGAGCTAAAGAAGATCCAGAAGAGTCTGAGTCCAGATTACTCAGAATGCGTAGTGAGTAAGAGGAAAGATAAAGAGGTTTTGGGTGGTGAGGATGAagaacagaggaggagcagcagagaggcaTTTCTGAAtatcacagtgaacttcctgaggcAAATGAAGCAgcaggagctggctgactgtctgcagggAG GTCTTCAAAACAGTGCTTTGGGGTGTGGAAAACAACTCAAGTTTAATCTAAAACAGaagttccagtgtgtttttgagGGGATcactaaagcaggaaacccaaccctcctgaatcagatctacacagagctctacatcactgagggaggaaatgaaggggtcaatgatgaacatgaggtcagacagattgaagcagcatccaggaaaccagtcagaccagaaacaacaatcagacatgaagacatctttaaagcctcacctggaagggatggaccaatcagaacAGTGGTGACAAAGGGAGTagctggcattgggaaaacagtcttaacacagaagttcactctggactgggccgAAGaaaaagccaaccaggacatacagtttaCATTTCCATTCACTTTCAgggagctgaatgtgctgagagagaaaaagttcagctttgtGGAGCTTGTTCATCAGTTCTTTAATGAAACCAAAGAAATCTGCTggtttgaagagttccaggttgttttcatctttgatggtctggatgagtgtcgacttcctctagACTTCCACAACAACGAGATCCTGACTGACATTACAgtgtccacctcagtggatgtgctgcttaCAAACCTCATTAgggggaatctgcttccctctgctcacctctggataaccacacgacctgcagcagccaatcagatccctcctgagtgtgttgacgTGGTGACAGAGGtgagagggttcactgacccacagaaggaggagtacttcaggaagaaattcagagaggagagggCCAGTAGAATCATTTCGCACATtaagacatcacgaagcctccacatcatgtgccacatcccagtcttctgctggatcactgctacagttctggaggatgtgttgaaaactagagagggaggagagctgcccaagactctgactgagatgtacatccactttgttgtggttcagtccaaactgaagaatATCAAATATGATGGAGGACCTGAGACAGATTCtcactggagtccagagagcaggaagatgattgagtctctgggaaaacttgcttttgagcagctgcagaaaggaaacctgatcttttatgaatcagacctgacagagtgtggcatgGATGTCAGAGtagcctcagtgtactcaggagtggtcacacagatctttatagaggagagaggactgtaccagcacaaggtgttctgctttgttcatctgagtgttcaggagtttctggctgctcttcatgtccatctgacattcatcaactctggagtcaatctgctgtcagaGGAACAGTCAATCTACCGTAAGTCAGAAACAGGAAAAGACAAATATGGAGTGATACTCTTATATCAGAGTGCTGTAGAAAAGGCCTTacagagtccaaatggacacTTGGACTTGTTTCTCCGCTTCCTCTTGGGTCTTTCACTGCAGCTCAATCAGAAACTGTTTCAAGGTCTCTttacacagacaggaagtagcTCAGAGACCAATCAGAAAACAGTCCACTACATCAAGATTAAGATCAGTGAGggtctgtctgcagagaaaagcattaacctcttccactgtctgaatgaactgaatgattgtTCTCTAGTGGAGGAGATCCAACAGTACCTCAGAtcaggaagtctctccacagataaactgtctcctgctcagtggtcagctctggtcttcatcttgatgtcatcagaaaaagatctggatATTTTTGACCTTaagaaatactctgcttcagaggaggctcttctgagACTGCTGCCATTGGTCAAAGCCTCCAAGAAAGCTCT ACTGAGTGGCTGTAATCTCTGCATGAGTAgttgtgaagctctgtcctcagtccTCAAATCCCAGTCCTCTAGTCTAagagagctggacctgagtaacaacagTCTGCAGGACTCAGGAGTGCAGGTgttgtctgctggactggagagTGCACACTGTAGATTGGAAACTCTCAG ACTGTCAGGTTGTTTGATCACAGAGAAGGGCTGGgattctctggcctcagctctgagatccaacccctcccatctcagagtactggacctgagctacaataaTCTAAGTAAAGCAGGAGGAACGCTGCAGTCTGCTGGACTTAAAAAGGCAGACTGGAAACTGGACACTCTCGG GGTGGAGCCTGGTGGAGAACGATGGTTAAGaccaggtctgaggaagt atttctgtGAACTCACaattgacacaaacacagtgaacaggaaactaCAACTATCTAATGACAACAGGAAAGTGAATCATGTGGATGAAGATCAGccatatcctgatcatccagacagatttgaccCCTGGAAACAGCTGCTGTGTAGTAATGGTttgactggtcgctgttactgggaggttaAGTGGAGCGGAAGTGTTTttatatcagtgagttacagaaaaatcaaaaggaaaGCAAACAGAGAAGAATGTGAGTTTGGATGGAGCGATCAGTCCTGGAGTGTGGAGTGCAATGATGCTGGTTATTACTGTGTCTGGCACAATATGAAAGGAACAACCATCCCTTCCTCCATCTCTAAAAGAATAGCAGTGTATTTGGACTGTCCTGGTGGcactctgtccttctacacagtCTTCTCTGACAAACTGGttcacctccacaccttcaacaccacattcacagaacctctgtatcctggaTTTGGAGTGTGGTATCACAGGTCGGGTTCTTCAGTGTCTCTCTGTCCTGAGTAA